The Chitinophagaceae bacterium region CTACTCTGGTATAACCCTATATGGAATACATATACAACCTTCTCCTGAGTGGTTGCAAAACTATTTGAATGCTATTGGCATTCATCCTATTAACAATGTAGTAGATATTACAAATTATATCCTGCATGGCTTAGGACAGCCGCTTCATGCTTTTGATGCTGATACCATTATTGGAAATAAAGTAATAGTAAAGTGTCTCCCCGAAGGCACTCCTTTCAAAACTTTAGATGGAAAAGAAAGAATCCTCTCATCTGAAGACCTTATAATATGTAATCAAGTAGAAGGTATGTGTATTGGTGGTATTTTAGGAGGGGAGACCTCTAAAATTACCGAAGGGACAACTAATGTATTTGTGGAAGCGGCTTATTTTAACCCTCAGTATATTAGAAAAACTGCTCTCAAGCATTCTCTCAAAACCGATGCTTCTTTTCGTTTTGAAAGGGGGATAGATCCTACTAAAACTGTCGAAATTCTTAAATATGCGGCTCTATTGATAAAACAATTAGCGGGAGGAAGTATTACTTCTGAAATTATAGATATATATCCACAAAAAATAACCTCCGTTTCTATACAAATGAGCTTTCATACTATACAACGACTCATAGGAAAAAACATAGAACCCGACACAATTTTTTCCATTTTACACAATTTGGAAATAGAAGTAGCCGAAAAAACCAACAAAGGATTCAATGCCACCATTCCTCCTTACCGAGTGGACGTAAAACAAGAAGCAGATGTTATAGAAGAGATACTACGAGTGTATGGATATGATAATATAGAGATGCCTACTCACATGAGTGCCGGTTTTCTCTCCGAATTTCCATCCAAAGATGCCCATAAAATCCAAACACACATAGCGGAGTTCTTGACCGCAAAAGGATACTTTGAAATTATTACTAATTCCCTCACCTCCTCTCAATACACAGCTTTAGAACTTTATAAAAAAGAAGAAAATGTATCCATACTCAATAAACTGAGCGAAGAACTAGATGTTATGAGGCAAAGTTTACTCTTTTCGGGCTTAGAAGTTATTGCACATAATATCAATCACAGACAAAAAAACTTAAAATTCTTTGAATTTGGAAAAGTATATAAAAAAACAAGCATGTATGAAGAAAAACAACAAATAGGGATTTTTATTACGGGTAATAAACAAGAAGAAAATTGGAAAACCCCCTCCGAACCAATGGATTTTTATGATATTTCTGCTCCCATACAAGAGGTATTGTCTCGGCTGAATATCCAAAATTATTCTACTAAACCCACGACACATAAAGCTTTTGACTACGGGATTGATTGGTTAGTGGAAACAAAATGTATTGCTACCGCAGGAAAAGTAAAAACAAAATACATAAAATCAGTAGATATAAAACAAGAAGTTTTTTTCGGTGAAATGGATTGGGAATCTTTCATACATATGTCAAATCCTGCGATAGAATACCAAGAAATTTCCCGATTCCCCGAAGTGAGAAGAGACTTATCTTTGGTTGTGGACAAGACAATACTCTATCAAGACATTGAAAAAATAGCAAAAGAAACCGAACCCTCTCTTCTCAAGAAAATAAATGTCTTTAGTGTCTACGAAGGAGAAAATATACCATCCAATAAAAAATCTTATGCAATAAGTTTTACTTTAGAATCCGATAAAGAAACTCTTACAGACCATCAGATTGATACTATTATGAACAAACTTATAGAAGTGTTTGAAAAAAAAATAAACGCTTATATAAGAAAGTGAAAAGAAGTCATAATAAGTTTCATTGTTTCCCCTACGGAGCATAAGAAAACTTTGGAAAAGTTAATGAAACCTTCATATCTGTAGCATCTTAATGAATAATCACTTTCTCCGCCTTCAAAATCTCTCCTTTTTCCCCATATACCACCACAAT contains the following coding sequences:
- the pheT gene encoding phenylalanine--tRNA ligase subunit beta — translated: MNISYNWLQEYITINESPQTISEQLTQLGLEVESVEELGIKGSLKGIVVGEVIECAKHPHADKLKLTKVSIGEGELLQIICGASNVAKGQKVLVALPGTTIYNKKGNPLTIQKTKIRGVESEGMLCSEYEIGVGEDQSGIKVLNADIKNGSPAADFFLFQNDTVFTIGLTPNRIDAASHYGVARDLKALTGKKLFFPNTDAFRVENTSSPIQVIVENTEACPRYSGITLYGIHIQPSPEWLQNYLNAIGIHPINNVVDITNYILHGLGQPLHAFDADTIIGNKVIVKCLPEGTPFKTLDGKERILSSEDLIICNQVEGMCIGGILGGETSKITEGTTNVFVEAAYFNPQYIRKTALKHSLKTDASFRFERGIDPTKTVEILKYAALLIKQLAGGSITSEIIDIYPQKITSVSIQMSFHTIQRLIGKNIEPDTIFSILHNLEIEVAEKTNKGFNATIPPYRVDVKQEADVIEEILRVYGYDNIEMPTHMSAGFLSEFPSKDAHKIQTHIAEFLTAKGYFEIITNSLTSSQYTALELYKKEENVSILNKLSEELDVMRQSLLFSGLEVIAHNINHRQKNLKFFEFGKVYKKTSMYEEKQQIGIFITGNKQEENWKTPSEPMDFYDISAPIQEVLSRLNIQNYSTKPTTHKAFDYGIDWLVETKCIATAGKVKTKYIKSVDIKQEVFFGEMDWESFIHMSNPAIEYQEISRFPEVRRDLSLVVDKTILYQDIEKIAKETEPSLLKKINVFSVYEGENIPSNKKSYAISFTLESDKETLTDHQIDTIMNKLIEVFEKKINAYIRK